One genomic segment of Hymenobacter psoromatis includes these proteins:
- a CDS encoding YceI family protein, with product MRYARRLLAFLTLLLVASAFAMLPGGWAISPDYAVHFSGGKAEGTFSGLAGTVNFDPADPAQAALDVRVEAATISTGNKLKDKHARGDSWFDVEKYPTIRFASTTIARRGDAYVATGRLTLHGVTRPVVIPFHFAPGAAGRGVFSGQFTVNRHDYGIEGNFLGFSVGDEFAVELRVPVAR from the coding sequence ATGCGCTACGCCCGCCGACTACTCGCTTTTTTAACGCTGCTGCTGGTGGCTTCCGCCTTCGCAATGCTGCCCGGCGGCTGGGCCATCAGCCCCGACTATGCTGTCCATTTCAGCGGCGGCAAGGCGGAGGGTACGTTTTCGGGCCTCGCGGGCACCGTCAACTTCGACCCCGCCGACCCGGCCCAGGCCGCGCTGGACGTGCGCGTGGAGGCCGCCACCATCAGCACGGGCAATAAGCTGAAGGACAAGCACGCCCGCGGCGACAGCTGGTTCGATGTAGAGAAATACCCCACCATCCGCTTTGCGTCCACCACCATCGCGCGGCGCGGCGATGCCTACGTAGCCACCGGCCGCCTCACGCTGCACGGCGTGACGCGGCCGGTCGTCATCCCGTTTCACTTCGCGCCAGGGGCGGCCGGGCGGGGTGTTTTCAGCGGGCAGTTCACCGTCAACCGCCACGACTACGGCATTGAGGGCAACTTTCTGGGCTTCAGCGTGGGCGACGAATTCGCGGTGGAGCTGCGGGTGCCGGTGGCGCGGTGA
- a CDS encoding lysophospholipid acyltransferase family protein — protein MLFYTVMKPVVRLGLRVFFRRLEVRHRERLRLPGPLMLCGNHPNTLMDPLVTAVQRHQPIAFLAKSTFFKNPVLGAIMRSGNCIPIYRRQDAEGSADGPTPAQLAASNEASFGRCYDYLERGGTVMIFPEGTSVSERRLRPLKTGAARIALGTEARHDFKLGLKIVCVGTNYFDPSHFRSDALLNVAPPIEVSAYATRYHDDPDAAADALTEEIRQRLTRRLVISHDAADDQLAQQVERTFGNHLNPDDDPDTLYDNFQLSRTLLDAVAWFEQHDPDRLTTLRAALTDYLAALEAHQLDDEALDQSQRPGTTRTDYLSLALGFPVWLYGVLTNYLPYKLPAEVAYRATQETEFIAAIMLAVGMLTFPLAYALEAAAVQHWLTHDWRLTLLFAASLPLAGFYALGYWQTLSARLRRVRVRRLPSPELVRLRQLRAKVLSLLDEAQAAYQRVE, from the coding sequence ATGCTCTTTTACACCGTTATGAAGCCCGTGGTGCGCCTGGGGCTGCGCGTATTTTTTCGCCGGCTCGAAGTGCGCCACCGCGAGCGCCTGCGCCTGCCGGGGCCGCTGATGCTGTGCGGCAACCACCCCAACACACTCATGGACCCGCTCGTGACGGCCGTGCAGCGCCACCAGCCCATCGCGTTTCTGGCGAAGAGTACGTTTTTTAAAAACCCCGTGCTCGGGGCCATCATGCGCTCGGGCAACTGCATTCCCATCTACCGGCGGCAGGATGCGGAGGGCAGCGCCGACGGTCCTACCCCCGCCCAGCTGGCGGCTAGCAACGAGGCCAGCTTCGGGCGCTGCTACGACTACCTGGAGCGTGGCGGCACGGTCATGATTTTTCCGGAGGGCACCAGCGTGAGCGAGCGTCGGCTCCGGCCGCTTAAGACCGGTGCGGCCCGCATTGCGCTGGGCACCGAGGCCCGGCACGATTTCAAGCTAGGCCTGAAAATCGTGTGCGTCGGCACCAACTACTTCGACCCCAGCCACTTTCGCTCCGACGCGCTGCTCAACGTGGCCCCGCCCATTGAGGTGAGCGCCTACGCCACCCGCTACCACGACGACCCCGACGCGGCCGCCGATGCGCTGACCGAGGAAATCCGCCAGCGCCTCACGCGCCGCCTCGTCATCAGCCACGATGCCGCCGACGACCAGCTGGCCCAGCAGGTGGAGCGCACCTTTGGCAACCACCTCAACCCCGACGACGACCCCGATACGCTCTACGATAACTTCCAGCTCAGCCGCACCCTGCTCGATGCCGTGGCCTGGTTTGAGCAGCATGACCCCGACCGCCTGACTACCCTGCGCGCGGCCCTGACCGACTATTTAGCCGCGCTGGAAGCCCACCAGCTCGATGACGAAGCCCTCGACCAAAGCCAGCGCCCCGGCACCACCCGCACCGATTATCTGAGCCTGGCGCTGGGCTTCCCAGTCTGGCTCTATGGCGTGCTAACCAACTACTTACCCTATAAATTACCGGCTGAAGTGGCCTACCGCGCCACCCAGGAAACGGAGTTTATCGCGGCCATTATGCTGGCGGTCGGGATGCTCACTTTTCCGCTGGCCTACGCCCTGGAGGCCGCCGCCGTGCAGCACTGGCTTACCCACGACTGGCGGCTGACGCTGCTCTTTGCCGCATCCCTACCCCTGGCCGGCTTCTACGCCCTGGGCTACTGGCAAACGCTGAGCGCCCGCCTCCGGCGCGTGCGCGTGCGCCGCCTACCCTCCCCCGAGCTGGTGCGCCTGCGGCAGCTGCGCGCCAAAGTACTCAGCCTGCTGGACGAGGCGCAGGCGGCTTATCAGCGCGTAGAATAA
- a CDS encoding FAD-dependent oxidoreductase has protein sequence MKKPIILTVDDDAQVLAAITRDLRQEFRADYRILSVNSGPEALATLTELRARAEPLALVLADQRMPEVEGVEVLTRARELFPEAKRVLLTAYADTTAAIKAINSAQLDYYLLKPWDPPEQLLYPTLHDLLASWQATYRPAFAGLRLIGFQWSPLSHELKDFLSGYMVGYQWLDFEKDAEAKVLMDANGFTPDDLPFVICPDGQAVAKPAKLDLARHLGLLVEAKQELYDVVVIGAGPAGLAAAVYGASEGLKTLIIERQTPGGQAGSSSRIENYLGFPTGLSGAELAHRAWSQATRLGAEFMAPQEVINLCVQDGYKVLTLRDKTEIKARAVVLTTGVSYRVLDAPGLDRLSGAGVYYGAARTEARSCSDQPVYIIGGGNSAGQAAMYLATYASRVFLIIRGESLTASMSAYLIEQIAQTPNIELLPHTQVREACGTHALEAVVIQQAGRESEKRPARALFIFIGAKPSTEWVCHLAICDAKGYLLTGRDLVADPRYATVWKKDREPYLLETCVPGLFAAGDGRAGAMARVASAVGEGSMAIKFVHQYLDE, from the coding sequence ATGAAAAAGCCGATTATCCTGACTGTGGACGACGATGCGCAAGTCCTGGCCGCCATCACTCGCGACCTGCGCCAGGAATTTCGCGCCGACTACCGCATCCTGAGCGTCAATTCCGGCCCCGAAGCCCTCGCTACCCTCACCGAACTGCGCGCCCGCGCCGAGCCGCTGGCCCTGGTGCTGGCCGACCAGCGGATGCCCGAAGTAGAAGGCGTAGAAGTGCTTACCCGCGCCCGCGAGCTGTTTCCGGAGGCTAAGCGCGTGCTGCTCACGGCCTACGCCGACACCACGGCGGCCATCAAGGCTATCAATTCGGCGCAGCTCGACTACTACTTGCTCAAACCCTGGGACCCGCCCGAGCAGCTGCTCTACCCCACCCTGCACGACCTGCTAGCCAGCTGGCAGGCCACCTACCGGCCGGCGTTTGCGGGCTTGCGGCTCATCGGGTTTCAGTGGTCGCCGCTCTCGCACGAACTCAAGGATTTTCTCAGTGGCTACATGGTGGGCTACCAATGGCTTGATTTTGAGAAGGATGCCGAGGCTAAGGTGCTGATGGATGCCAACGGCTTCACGCCCGATGACCTGCCGTTCGTCATTTGCCCCGATGGCCAGGCCGTGGCCAAGCCCGCTAAGCTCGACTTGGCCCGGCACCTGGGCCTGCTGGTCGAGGCCAAGCAGGAGCTGTATGACGTGGTGGTAATCGGGGCGGGGCCGGCCGGGCTGGCCGCCGCCGTGTACGGCGCTTCGGAGGGCCTGAAAACGCTCATCATTGAGCGCCAAACGCCCGGCGGGCAGGCCGGCTCGTCATCGCGCATTGAGAATTACCTGGGCTTCCCCACCGGCCTCAGCGGTGCCGAGCTGGCCCACCGCGCCTGGAGCCAGGCTACCCGCCTCGGGGCCGAATTTATGGCCCCGCAGGAGGTCATTAACCTGTGCGTGCAGGATGGCTATAAAGTGCTTACCCTGAGGGATAAAACGGAGATAAAAGCCCGCGCCGTGGTGCTCACCACCGGCGTGAGTTACCGGGTGCTCGACGCGCCGGGGCTCGACCGACTCAGCGGGGCCGGCGTGTACTATGGCGCGGCCCGCACCGAGGCGCGCAGCTGCAGCGACCAGCCGGTGTACATCATCGGCGGGGGTAACTCCGCGGGGCAAGCGGCTATGTACCTGGCTACCTACGCCTCGCGGGTGTTCCTCATCATTCGGGGCGAAAGCCTGACCGCCAGCATGTCGGCCTACCTCATTGAGCAGATTGCCCAAACGCCCAACATTGAGCTGCTGCCCCATACCCAGGTGCGCGAAGCCTGCGGCACGCACGCCCTCGAAGCCGTAGTTATTCAGCAGGCCGGTCGCGAGTCCGAAAAGCGGCCCGCCCGCGCCTTGTTCATCTTCATTGGGGCCAAGCCCAGCACCGAATGGGTATGCCACCTGGCCATCTGCGACGCTAAGGGCTACCTGCTCACCGGCCGCGACCTGGTAGCCGACCCGCGCTATGCTACCGTTTGGAAAAAAGACCGCGAGCCCTACCTGCTCGAAACCTGCGTGCCCGGCCTCTTCGCCGCCGGCGACGGCCGCGCTGGCGCAATGGCCCGCGTGGCCTCGGCCGTGGGCGAGGGTAGCATGGCCATCAAATTCGTGCACCAATACCTGGATGAATAA
- a CDS encoding ATP-binding protein, which translates to MAQQLPPDPAALTSIAAFQNLPAKVLAWLVSTGELCQYADGELIVRTGDPANKMMAVVRGGMQYFRGDNGQQEPVFRVATGSISGVLPYSRLQISRGQGVAVGDTVLYLLSRTEFPALEQVSPELVQRLVGIMSDRARDEVRGQERDDKLRALGKLSAGLAHELNNPAAAIARAADALGNMLKNKPVLLKNLLLACPPAEAVAALLSTSTPATEPDAALPPRSALARADAEDELADWLDGQGCPDGYALAPNLLDAGHTAATLEPLVAQLPASARPAALAWLESHVSVLRLTRDLREASQRISTLVGNVKNYSHMDRAGGHELLDVTEGLDSTLNIFDHALRHKNVKLTRAYAPDAPRVLAAAGPLNQVWTNLLDNALDALPPSGGTLTVQAARQNGGLGVSIIDNGSGIAPEVLAHLFEPFYTTKPAGEGSGLGLDIARRIVQEHGGQLEARSVPGRTEFSVWLPTG; encoded by the coding sequence ATGGCTCAGCAACTTCCTCCCGACCCCGCCGCGCTTACCAGCATCGCGGCCTTTCAAAACCTGCCCGCCAAGGTGCTGGCTTGGCTGGTGAGTACCGGCGAGCTGTGCCAATACGCTGATGGGGAGCTAATTGTGCGCACCGGCGACCCCGCCAATAAGATGATGGCCGTGGTGCGGGGCGGGATGCAGTATTTCCGCGGCGACAATGGCCAGCAGGAACCGGTGTTCCGAGTGGCCACGGGCAGTATCAGCGGCGTGCTACCTTATTCGCGCTTGCAAATAAGTAGAGGCCAGGGGGTAGCCGTGGGCGACACCGTGCTCTATCTGCTGTCCCGCACCGAGTTTCCGGCCCTGGAGCAGGTCAGCCCCGAGCTGGTGCAGCGGCTGGTGGGCATTATGAGCGACCGCGCCCGCGACGAGGTGCGCGGCCAAGAGCGCGACGACAAGCTGCGGGCGCTGGGCAAGCTTTCGGCCGGCCTGGCCCACGAGCTGAACAACCCCGCCGCCGCCATTGCCCGCGCCGCCGATGCCCTGGGAAACATGCTGAAAAACAAGCCCGTGCTGCTCAAAAACTTGCTGCTGGCCTGCCCGCCCGCCGAGGCCGTGGCAGCGCTGCTCAGCACGAGCACCCCCGCCACCGAGCCCGATGCGGCCCTACCCCCCCGCTCGGCTCTGGCCCGCGCCGATGCTGAGGACGAGCTGGCCGACTGGCTCGACGGCCAGGGCTGCCCCGATGGCTACGCGCTGGCCCCCAACCTGCTTGATGCAGGCCACACCGCCGCCACCCTGGAGCCCTTGGTGGCGCAGCTGCCCGCATCGGCCCGGCCCGCTGCGCTGGCCTGGCTCGAAAGCCACGTGTCGGTGCTGCGCCTCACCCGCGACCTGCGCGAGGCCAGCCAGCGCATCAGCACGCTGGTCGGCAACGTCAAAAACTACTCGCACATGGACCGCGCCGGCGGCCACGAGCTGCTCGACGTGACCGAGGGCCTCGACAGCACGCTCAATATATTTGACCATGCCCTACGCCATAAAAACGTGAAGCTCACCCGCGCCTACGCTCCCGACGCGCCGCGGGTACTGGCCGCGGCCGGGCCGCTCAACCAGGTGTGGACCAACCTGCTGGACAATGCCCTCGACGCCCTACCCCCCAGCGGCGGTACGCTCACGGTGCAAGCTGCCCGGCAAAACGGTGGCCTGGGCGTCAGCATTATTGACAACGGCAGCGGCATCGCCCCCGAAGTGCTGGCGCACTTGTTCGAGCCCTTTTACACTACTAAGCCGGCCGGCGAGGGCAGCGGCTTGGGCCTCGATATTGCCCGGCGCATCGTGCAGGAGCACGGCGGCCAGCTGGAGGCCCGGTCGGTGCCCGGCCGCACGGAGTTTTCAGTGTGGTTGCCGACAGGGTAG
- a CDS encoding acyl carrier protein — protein MFTDLLTPAAPAQAIEQQVLRIISKRKAIKPVRLRRTASLSRDLRFDTVDLVDIILELERNFHITVPDEVPFHTVGDFVRYVTAHTA, from the coding sequence ATGTTTACTGACCTCCTTACCCCCGCCGCTCCGGCCCAAGCCATTGAGCAGCAAGTGCTTCGCATTATCAGCAAGCGCAAAGCCATCAAGCCCGTGCGCCTGCGCCGCACCGCCAGCCTCAGCCGCGACCTCCGCTTCGACACCGTGGACCTCGTGGACATCATCCTGGAGCTAGAGCGCAACTTCCACATCACCGTGCCCGACGAGGTACCCTTCCACACCGTCGGCGACTTCGTGCGCTACGTCACGGCGCACACGGCGTGA
- a CDS encoding SUKH-4 family immunity protein → MLLKDFCNVWGDGLLPLASSVLQAVPISEVSKQFFRDVCLPKEAKPNLIFYAPPDVLAPMPAMLPEISFPLGFRRYLVLADDGGTFLCIDIEDDEHVIAVDAYQELMTRFVNSTVTKFAEFLLAYRGLPEPEQAKKATRKMMKEQLDSLKEQFHKIDPEALRNPDNWWSVIIEELELFT, encoded by the coding sequence ATGTTGCTAAAAGACTTTTGTAACGTCTGGGGGGATGGGCTATTACCTCTTGCATCTTCGGTTTTGCAAGCCGTCCCTATTTCTGAAGTCTCAAAGCAGTTTTTCCGCGATGTATGTCTGCCAAAGGAAGCAAAGCCTAATTTAATATTTTATGCTCCTCCTGACGTGTTGGCACCAATGCCGGCTATGCTACCGGAGATAAGTTTTCCGCTGGGTTTCCGGCGCTACCTTGTACTAGCGGATGATGGCGGTACATTTCTTTGTATTGACATAGAAGACGATGAGCACGTTATCGCTGTAGATGCTTATCAGGAGTTGATGACGAGGTTCGTCAATTCAACCGTCACGAAGTTCGCCGAATTCTTACTGGCCTATCGAGGCTTACCAGAACCTGAGCAGGCGAAGAAGGCAACCCGGAAAATGATGAAAGAGCAGCTTGACTCGCTCAAAGAACAGTTCCATAAAATTGACCCGGAAGCATTGCGTAATCCTGATAATTGGTGGTCCGTCATTATTGAAGAGCTAGAACTTTTCACCTAA
- a CDS encoding C40 family peptidase — protein sequence MKNTLLCCLAAASLALSFCFDKTPDAPASAGASAPAIAEASLLSGLLPTPADSAAAPRAEPPAATAARDSLAYGYYGQTLGVSLAHTENKSLLRTITNWLGTPYSYGSSSRRGTDCSGFVSQVFKKVYGITLQRSSRSMFTSVRRVAKTDMKAGDLVFFRHGRGAIYHVGIYLKDGKFAHAACNGGVMVSSLHQAYYKHNFYSAGRVAGTAGFSPDATPTEAAELLHANANARPE from the coding sequence ATGAAGAATACCCTGCTGTGTTGCCTCGCCGCTGCCTCCCTGGCGCTCTCCTTCTGCTTTGATAAAACGCCCGATGCCCCGGCTTCGGCTGGTGCTTCGGCCCCGGCCATCGCCGAGGCTTCGCTGCTTTCGGGCCTGCTGCCCACCCCCGCCGACAGTGCCGCCGCGCCCCGCGCCGAGCCGCCCGCCGCCACGGCCGCCCGCGACTCGCTGGCCTACGGCTACTACGGCCAAACGCTGGGCGTGAGCCTGGCCCACACCGAGAACAAGAGCCTGCTGCGCACCATCACCAACTGGCTGGGCACGCCCTACAGCTACGGCAGCAGCTCGCGCCGGGGCACCGACTGCTCGGGCTTCGTGTCGCAGGTGTTCAAGAAAGTGTACGGCATCACGCTCCAGCGCAGCTCGCGCTCCATGTTTACGAGCGTGCGGCGCGTAGCTAAAACCGATATGAAGGCCGGTGACCTGGTATTCTTCCGCCACGGGCGCGGGGCCATCTACCACGTCGGTATCTACTTGAAAGATGGGAAGTTTGCCCACGCGGCCTGCAACGGCGGCGTCATGGTCAGCTCGCTGCACCAGGCGTATTATAAGCATAATTTCTACTCCGCGGGCCGCGTGGCCGGCACCGCGGGCTTCTCGCCCGACGCTACCCCCACCGAGGCGGCCGAGCTGCTGCACGCCAACGCCAACGCCCGCCCCGAGTAG
- a CDS encoding C10 family peptidase translates to MTTTQATTAAENIALTSGIFVQRSQNQLTGDTQRVFEGRQRVLNLTPVLAADGKPGLFLCNYAQGGFAILAADRHMPPILAFAEHGALPTNLGDGKATSDGLLTWVENTKQIAAALRLNPSAQNTAPGAAAAWTTLLASSAVKDPSGITPNRTPPDPTPRQPGSLQVGPLIQSTWGQDVPYNAQCRFNGVMCQTGCVATSMAQVMRYWQYPARYNWAAMTYQVAPTTGYPELAELMHNIGDNVGMSYCQTASSADSYKIPDGFRSFGYGSADYRDYPNGSSGQNGVFILRGNGISYYYDVMDNLRHNQPVIFGGYTDQSSAGGVKWGQGSGHSWVSDGFIENYDENGVMTNLFYHMNWGWNNLYNGWFTLGNWAIYTSSGTLYKNYQYCQDVVINIHP, encoded by the coding sequence GTGACTACTACCCAGGCTACCACTGCTGCGGAGAACATCGCGCTTACCAGTGGTATATTCGTTCAGCGCTCGCAAAATCAGCTCACCGGTGATACACAACGGGTTTTTGAGGGCCGCCAGCGTGTGCTGAATTTGACTCCCGTACTGGCTGCCGATGGGAAGCCTGGCCTGTTTCTCTGCAACTACGCACAGGGTGGCTTCGCTATACTAGCGGCTGACAGACACATGCCGCCCATTCTAGCTTTCGCTGAACACGGAGCATTACCGACGAACTTAGGCGACGGTAAAGCTACATCTGATGGCTTATTAACATGGGTGGAGAACACCAAACAGATAGCCGCGGCGCTTCGGCTTAATCCTAGTGCCCAGAATACCGCGCCAGGTGCTGCTGCTGCCTGGACTACCCTACTTGCCAGTTCGGCAGTTAAAGACCCAAGCGGCATCACGCCAAACCGGACTCCTCCCGACCCCACCCCCAGGCAGCCAGGCTCTTTGCAGGTGGGGCCATTGATACAATCTACCTGGGGCCAAGACGTTCCTTACAACGCGCAGTGTCGGTTTAATGGCGTAATGTGCCAAACGGGCTGCGTAGCAACATCAATGGCTCAGGTTATGCGCTATTGGCAATACCCGGCTCGCTACAACTGGGCCGCCATGACTTATCAGGTAGCCCCTACCACCGGCTATCCCGAGTTAGCCGAGCTTATGCACAACATAGGCGATAACGTTGGTATGTCCTACTGCCAGACCGCCTCATCCGCTGATTCTTATAAAATACCCGATGGTTTCCGCTCTTTTGGCTATGGGTCAGCCGATTATCGGGACTATCCCAATGGCTCCAGCGGACAAAACGGCGTATTTATTCTTCGTGGCAATGGTATCAGCTATTACTACGATGTGATGGATAATCTAAGGCACAACCAACCTGTGATTTTTGGTGGCTATACCGACCAGAGCAGCGCTGGTGGAGTGAAGTGGGGACAAGGCAGCGGCCACTCTTGGGTAAGCGATGGTTTCATCGAAAACTACGATGAAAATGGGGTAATGACCAACTTATTCTACCACATGAACTGGGGGTGGAATAATTTATATAATGGCTGGTTTACTCTCGGCAACTGGGCCATTTATACTTCAAGCGGCACTTTGTATAAAAATTATCAATACTGCCAGGACGTAGTTATAAATATTCATCCTTAA
- a CDS encoding YkvA family protein: protein MATTKTTAPSGQDVAGSAFFKKFLTAAEGYIKQPTRLKKLLLDAYTKAREKKEIGALAHEVWDTLQSLLRLIKMSASGEYTGLPASTTVAAVAVLIYFISPLDLIPDFIPVVGLLDDMVLVAWFSTSIKHELDKFHEWEATKATTVVTDDELWQTRSAGTTNQSAKNAGTTPQPIAGQSATDAGLGSPSSATTAPVHSQGPDMGPDSRRTSDVTANTSGGSRDGNDGREATGGNVR, encoded by the coding sequence ATGGCTACTACTAAAACTACCGCCCCTTCCGGCCAAGATGTTGCCGGGTCGGCTTTTTTTAAGAAATTCCTGACCGCCGCCGAAGGCTACATCAAGCAGCCCACGCGCCTCAAAAAGCTCCTGCTCGATGCCTATACCAAGGCCCGCGAGAAGAAGGAAATCGGGGCCCTCGCCCACGAGGTTTGGGACACGCTGCAAAGCTTACTTCGCCTCATTAAGATGAGCGCCTCGGGTGAGTACACGGGCCTGCCCGCCAGCACGACCGTGGCGGCCGTGGCCGTGCTCATCTACTTCATCTCGCCCCTTGACCTCATCCCCGACTTCATCCCGGTGGTGGGCCTGCTCGATGATATGGTCCTGGTAGCTTGGTTCTCCACTTCCATTAAGCACGAGTTGGATAAGTTTCACGAGTGGGAGGCCACCAAGGCCACTACCGTTGTGACCGACGACGAGTTGTGGCAGACCCGCTCGGCCGGTACCACCAACCAATCAGCCAAGAATGCGGGCACTACCCCCCAGCCCATCGCCGGCCAGTCGGCTACCGACGCGGGCCTGGGCTCGCCCAGCAGCGCCACCACCGCCCCCGTGCATAGCCAGGGCCCCGACATGGGCCCGGATAGCCGCCGCACCAGCGACGTCACCGCCAATACCAGCGGCGGCAGTCGTGATGGCAACGACGGCCGCGAAGCCACGGGCGGAAACGTGCGGTAG
- a CDS encoding SDR family NAD(P)-dependent oxidoreductase, translating into MFRFQGKVCLITGATSGIGRATAVRLGREGATVVCLGREVKAGRAVEAELKAGGSEALFIRADVGKDADLVRAVGQTLARYQRIDVLISNAAMMTFTPILELKPADWDRVLNVNLRATFRLCQLCVPQMQGGAVVAVSSVHASQSTPNVAPYATSKGGLEAFVRGLSLEVPYTQARINAVAPGAVETAMLRSNPNIMDGTEVITGQVGTPDELAAAICFLASDEATFINGSTLTVDGGRLAQL; encoded by the coding sequence ATGTTTCGTTTTCAGGGAAAAGTTTGCCTCATCACGGGGGCTACCTCCGGCATTGGCCGGGCCACGGCCGTGCGCCTGGGCCGCGAGGGAGCCACGGTGGTGTGCCTGGGCCGCGAGGTGAAAGCCGGCCGCGCCGTGGAGGCCGAGCTAAAAGCGGGGGGTAGCGAGGCGCTCTTCATTCGGGCCGACGTGGGCAAGGACGCCGACCTGGTGCGCGCCGTGGGCCAGACGCTGGCCCGCTACCAGCGCATCGACGTGCTCATCAGCAACGCGGCCATGATGACCTTCACGCCCATTCTGGAGCTGAAGCCCGCCGACTGGGACCGCGTGCTGAACGTGAACCTGCGGGCCACTTTCCGGCTCTGCCAGCTCTGCGTGCCCCAAATGCAGGGCGGGGCCGTAGTGGCCGTCAGCTCGGTACACGCCTCCCAGAGCACCCCCAACGTAGCGCCCTACGCTACCAGCAAGGGCGGCCTCGAAGCCTTCGTGCGCGGCCTCAGCCTGGAAGTGCCCTACACCCAGGCCCGCATCAACGCCGTGGCTCCCGGCGCGGTCGAAACCGCCATGCTGCGCAGCAACCCTAACATCATGGATGGTACCGAAGTCATCACGGGCCAGGTGGGTACCCCCGACGAGCTGGCCGCTGCCATCTGCTTCCTGGCCTCCGATGAGGCCACGTTTATCAACGGGAGCACCCTGACGGTGGACGGCGGGCGGCTGGCGCAATTGTGA
- a CDS encoding AAA family ATPase, with translation MSSAPTPPSSPLLTREHVLRALRLVEREGRRLPPSTVYELLYRGRRYPPRAVAELAYRLALADPTARWPHPAGQPTNALLEALDFTIAAKRPVLAAGSAQDHEQAAEQQAEGLYTGPAALKIPIAAEPAAAYAALPPYPEAAALKELFITEDELTAAQAGLRRRRALLLQGPPGTGKTFLARRLAWLLLGQKDESRIELVQFHPSYSYEDFMLGFRPGAKGQFGLVPGVLPLLCQRAAQDPDRPYFLLIDELNRGNVARIFGEFLLLLEPDKRGPAHALRLPYAPPDAPRFFVPDNLYVIGTLNLADRSLAPLDYALRRRFAFVALRPQFGAPLRQLLAANQVPAELINLLTERLVALNQVIAADPELGPDFEIGHSYFCAPPTPPAAAGAWLRLIFEQEIGPLLADYWREQPEQAAAQLRKLLAGL, from the coding sequence GTGAGTTCCGCCCCTACCCCCCCTTCATCCCCGCTCCTCACCCGCGAGCACGTGCTGCGCGCCCTGCGCCTGGTGGAGCGCGAGGGCCGCCGCCTGCCGCCCAGCACCGTGTACGAGCTGCTGTATCGGGGCCGGCGCTACCCGCCCCGCGCCGTGGCCGAGCTGGCCTACCGCCTGGCCCTGGCCGACCCCACCGCCCGCTGGCCCCACCCCGCCGGCCAGCCCACCAACGCCCTGCTCGAAGCCCTCGACTTCACCATTGCCGCCAAGCGCCCCGTGCTGGCCGCCGGCTCGGCCCAAGACCACGAGCAGGCCGCCGAGCAGCAGGCCGAAGGGCTCTACACCGGCCCGGCGGCACTTAAAATTCCCATCGCCGCCGAGCCCGCCGCCGCCTACGCCGCCCTACCCCCCTACCCCGAGGCAGCGGCACTAAAAGAGTTGTTTATCACGGAAGATGAGCTAACTGCCGCGCAGGCCGGCTTGCGCCGCCGCCGGGCGCTGCTGCTGCAAGGCCCACCCGGCACCGGCAAAACTTTTTTGGCCCGCCGCCTGGCCTGGCTGCTTTTGGGGCAAAAAGACGAGAGCCGCATCGAGTTGGTGCAGTTTCACCCCAGCTACAGCTACGAGGACTTTATGCTGGGCTTTCGGCCGGGGGCCAAGGGGCAGTTTGGGCTGGTGCCGGGCGTGCTGCCACTGCTGTGCCAGCGTGCTGCCCAGGACCCCGACCGGCCTTATTTTCTGCTGATTGACGAGTTGAACCGGGGCAACGTGGCCCGCATTTTTGGCGAGTTTCTGTTGCTGCTGGAGCCCGACAAGCGCGGCCCCGCCCACGCCCTGCGCCTGCCCTACGCCCCGCCCGACGCGCCCCGGTTTTTCGTGCCCGATAACCTCTACGTCATCGGCACGCTCAACCTGGCCGACCGCTCGCTGGCCCCGCTCGACTACGCGCTGCGGCGGCGCTTCGCCTTCGTGGCGTTGCGGCCGCAGTTCGGCGCGCCATTGCGCCAGCTTTTGGCTGCTAACCAAGTGCCTGCTGAGCTAATTAACTTATTGACCGAGCGCCTGGTGGCTCTCAACCAGGTCATTGCCGCTGACCCCGAGCTGGGACCTGATTTTGAGATTGGCCATAGCTATTTCTGCGCACCGCCTACCCCCCCGGCCGCGGCCGGGGCGTGGCTGCGGCTCATTTTTGAGCAGGAAATCGGCCCCCTACTGGCCGACTACTGGCGCGAGCAGCCCGAGCAGGCCGCCGCCCAGCTGCGCAAGCTGCTGGCCGGCTTATAA